The following coding sequences are from one Venturia canescens isolate UGA chromosome 5, ASM1945775v1, whole genome shotgun sequence window:
- the LOC122411086 gene encoding transcription and mRNA export factor ENY2, translating to MKTASHQRLVMVGDRDGLKELLRRRLVECGWRDQVKIICKELVKEHGPDVNYDTLLAMATSRARSLVPDSVKKELLQKIKSQLLAQEEKLKMG from the exons ATGAAAACCGCATCTCATCAACGATTAGTGATGGTTGGCGATCGTGACGG ATTAAAAGAATTACTGCGTCGAAGACTCGTTGAGTGTGGATGGCGGGACCAAGTGAAGATTATCTGCAAGGAATTAGTTAAAGAACATGGACCCGACGTTAATTATGACACATTGCTCGCAATGGCTACAAGCAGAGCGAGAAGTCTTGTTCCAGACTCCGTGAAAAAAGAACTattacaaaaaatcaaaagtcaATTGCTTGCACAagaagagaaattgaaaatgggATGA